One Beggiatoa leptomitoformis DNA segment encodes these proteins:
- a CDS encoding ATP-binding protein: MPLKYTLMGSFLLLIIPILIALSVFDYLNAKHDLEKAYSLLQQQTENNIINAINLVDAGHKVLENFLEKEIEHQFPQFLAAYEAADHNPFNINLSELKKQLGGKMDLYIINHQGEVKYTTYIKDIGLDFKKFPEFFEFLTNIRRNGKIKHGRIAVEARTGVLRKFSYMPTPDHRYILEMGIQSNEFEELMGGLDLLKIADRLKSLNPSLNEVNIYSQHGHLISDPSYKVNEEKIALIRHVYTSKETYQIDERNKGRIIRYLFVDLKNEKGDASSDPSKVIELIYNTRMIDEGLNRITVFHLWLDAIAVLLCFVLTFMISARLSRPIQDLVHSVDMIAQGDLEHPINVKTNNELELLKQSITIMVNSMLTYIKQIKWQNAELLKLDKLKDDFLSNTSHELRTPINGIIGIAESMIDGATGVLPTKVKDNLGMIVFSGRRLGNLVNDILDFSKLKHQHLELQIKPIEIKVLIDIVVAISRPLIGQKKIELINHIQNDPPVLADENRLQQILYNLIGNAIKFTEMGIIEINCRPEGKFLKIIVSDTGIGIPKEKLQNVFNPFEQADGTISRDFGGTGLGLSITKQLVELHGGVIKLESTPKIGTRVSFTLPLSDKPAENAMGGNLTQFIQASVAQNLSELPAELLNTTMDNYQSKSAIDAQTPAILVVDDDPINLQVLENQLNLENYAITRATNGMAALDAINNGTHFTLVLLDIMMPKMSGFEVCRIIRQTYSANELPIIMLTAKNQVADLVEGLQAGANDYLSKPFSKSELLTRIKIHIQLSRVSIAYSNFVPLEFLKLLEKESIIDVRLGDHVQKYMAVLFADIRSFTTLSESMTPKENFDFINTYLQRVSPVIRVHHGFIDKYIGDALMALFPEKADDAIQAAIGIHRELAKFNAEREAQQLIPIKVGIGLHIGSLMLGTIGEEKRMEGTVISDAVNLASRLEGLTKLYGASILISGEILGELEDPSRYYYRFLGKVRVKGKNAPVYIFEILDAEPVVLRNKKIALEKVFSQAMDFYYTKQFRLAIKAFQQVLEEIPEDKASDFYMNRCIYYAEMGTPVEWQGVEALTEK; encoded by the coding sequence GTGCCATTAAAATATACATTAATGGGGTCTTTTCTCCTGCTAATAATCCCTATTTTAATAGCCTTGTCTGTCTTTGATTATCTCAATGCAAAGCACGATTTAGAAAAGGCCTATTCACTACTTCAACAACAAACAGAAAATAATATTATAAATGCAATCAATCTAGTAGATGCAGGACATAAAGTACTAGAAAATTTTTTAGAAAAAGAAATTGAACACCAGTTTCCACAATTTTTAGCTGCGTATGAAGCCGCCGACCACAACCCTTTTAATATCAATCTGTCCGAATTAAAGAAACAATTGGGCGGAAAAATGGATTTATACATTATAAATCATCAAGGTGAAGTAAAATATACAACATATATTAAAGATATAGGACTTGATTTTAAAAAATTCCCTGAGTTTTTTGAATTTTTAACCAATATACGCCGTAATGGAAAAATTAAACACGGACGCATTGCGGTTGAAGCACGAACAGGGGTATTACGAAAATTCTCTTATATGCCTACACCAGACCACCGCTATATTTTAGAAATGGGTATTCAATCTAATGAATTTGAAGAGTTAATGGGCGGACTGGATTTACTAAAAATTGCCGACCGCTTAAAAAGCCTGAATCCCTCACTCAATGAAGTCAATATATATAGTCAACATGGACATTTAATCAGCGACCCATCCTACAAAGTCAACGAGGAAAAAATTGCGTTAATTCGGCATGTTTATACCAGCAAAGAAACCTATCAAATTGATGAACGAAACAAAGGGCGGATTATTCGCTACTTATTCGTTGATTTAAAAAATGAAAAAGGCGACGCATCTTCTGACCCCAGTAAAGTTATTGAGTTAATTTATAACACACGGATGATAGACGAAGGCTTAAACCGCATTACCGTTTTTCATTTATGGTTAGATGCAATAGCCGTATTACTCTGTTTTGTACTCACTTTTATGATTTCCGCACGGTTAAGCCGCCCTATTCAAGATTTAGTTCACAGTGTTGATATGATTGCTCAAGGCGATTTAGAACACCCCATTAATGTAAAAACCAATAATGAATTAGAATTGTTAAAACAAAGTATTACAATCATGGTTAATAGTATGTTGACCTATATTAAACAAATTAAGTGGCAAAACGCAGAATTACTCAAATTAGACAAACTAAAAGATGATTTCTTATCCAATACATCGCACGAATTACGTACACCAATTAATGGCATTATTGGCATTGCAGAATCAATGATTGATGGTGCAACAGGAGTATTACCTACTAAAGTAAAAGATAATTTAGGCATGATTGTTTTTAGTGGACGACGCTTAGGTAATTTGGTCAATGACATTTTAGATTTTTCTAAACTCAAGCATCAACATTTAGAATTACAAATAAAACCGATTGAAATAAAGGTACTGATTGATATTGTTGTTGCTATTTCACGCCCATTGATTGGGCAAAAGAAAATTGAATTAATCAATCATATTCAAAATGACCCCCCTGTTTTAGCAGATGAAAATCGCTTGCAACAAATTTTATATAATTTAATCGGTAATGCGATTAAATTTACAGAAATGGGCATTATTGAAATTAATTGTCGTCCAGAAGGTAAATTTCTTAAAATCATTGTGTCTGATACAGGCATTGGTATTCCAAAAGAAAAACTACAAAATGTTTTTAATCCTTTTGAACAAGCAGATGGTACTATTTCGCGCGATTTTGGTGGAACGGGATTAGGGTTATCAATTACAAAACAACTGGTTGAATTGCATGGCGGTGTAATAAAATTAGAATCCACGCCAAAGATTGGCACACGGGTTAGTTTTACCTTACCACTCTCAGATAAACCCGCAGAAAATGCAATGGGTGGCAATTTAACCCAATTTATTCAAGCCTCTGTCGCCCAAAACTTATCAGAATTGCCCGCCGAACTGCTCAATACGACAATGGATAATTATCAATCCAAATCTGCGATAGATGCACAAACCCCCGCCATTCTTGTTGTTGATGATGATCCTATTAATTTACAAGTATTAGAAAATCAATTAAACCTAGAAAATTATGCGATTACCCGCGCAACCAACGGAATGGCAGCATTAGATGCTATTAATAATGGGACACATTTCACCTTGGTTTTATTGGATATTATGATGCCAAAAATGTCAGGGTTTGAAGTCTGTCGAATTATTCGCCAAACGTATTCTGCTAATGAATTGCCTATTATTATGCTAACGGCTAAAAATCAGGTTGCTGATTTAGTTGAGGGTTTACAAGCAGGTGCTAATGATTATTTAAGTAAGCCATTTTCTAAAAGTGAGCTATTAACCCGTATAAAAATACATATTCAACTTTCCCGCGTTAGTATTGCATATAGTAATTTTGTGCCATTAGAGTTTCTAAAACTTTTGGAAAAAGAAAGCATTATAGATGTCCGTTTGGGTGATCACGTGCAAAAATATATGGCTGTTTTATTTGCAGATATTCGCTCTTTCACAACATTATCAGAGAGCATGACTCCAAAAGAAAACTTTGATTTTATTAATACTTACTTACAGCGTGTTAGTCCTGTGATTCGGGTTCATCATGGGTTTATTGATAAATACATTGGTGATGCGTTAATGGCATTGTTTCCAGAAAAAGCGGATGATGCGATTCAGGCAGCTATTGGAATTCATCGTGAATTAGCCAAATTTAACGCAGAACGTGAGGCACAACAATTAATTCCCATTAAAGTAGGTATCGGACTACATATAGGTTCGTTAATGTTGGGGACGATTGGGGAGGAAAAACGCATGGAAGGAACGGTAATTTCTGATGCGGTGAATCTTGCTTCACGTTTGGAAGGATTGACTAAATTATATGGTGCTTCGATTCTTATCAGTGGCGAGATTTTGGGCGAGTTGGAAGACCCTTCACGTTATTATTATCGTTTTTTGGGTAAAGTGCGGGTAAAAGGTAAAAATGCTCCTGTGTATATTTTTGAGATATTGGATGCTGAACCCGTCGTTTTACGCAATAAAAAGATTGCTTTAGAAAAGGTTTTTAGCCAAGCGATGGACTTTTATTACACGAAGCAGTTCCGTTTAGCGATTAAAGCATTTCAGCAGGTTTTAGAGGAAATTCCAGAGGATAAAGCCTCAGATTTTTATATGAATCGGTGTATTTATTATGCAGAAATGGGTACACCTGTTGAGTGGCAAGGAGTTGAGGCATTGACGGAGAAGTAA
- a CDS encoding LemA family protein, with protein sequence MMSIEAIIALVVLAIICLYIIVIYNKLVTLRNRFKNAFSQIDVQLKRRYDLIPNLVETAKAYMKHERETLEAVIKARNQAASAAKIATEHPENAQAIKGLMGAEALLTGSLSHLFALSENYPDLKADLTMAQLTEELTSTENRVAFARQAYNDAVMFYNTYREQFPNVFVASATQFTEAQLFEIESPKERETVRVAFN encoded by the coding sequence ATGATGTCCATAGAAGCAATAATTGCATTGGTTGTGCTGGCTATTATTTGTTTATATATTATTGTAATTTATAATAAATTAGTTACGCTACGTAACCGATTTAAAAATGCGTTTTCACAAATTGATGTGCAGTTAAAACGGCGTTATGACTTAATCCCGAATCTGGTTGAAACGGCAAAAGCCTATATGAAACACGAGCGCGAAACCTTAGAAGCGGTGATTAAAGCCCGTAATCAGGCAGCGAGTGCGGCAAAGATAGCCACAGAACATCCCGAAAATGCACAAGCGATTAAAGGATTAATGGGAGCAGAAGCCTTGTTGACAGGGTCATTAAGCCATTTATTCGCCTTATCAGAAAATTATCCTGATTTAAAAGCTGATTTGACGATGGCGCAACTGACAGAAGAATTAACCAGTACAGAAAATCGCGTTGCGTTTGCGCGGCAGGCATATAACGATGCAGTTATGTTTTATAACACTTATCGTGAACAATTCCCCAATGTATTTGTCGCCAGTGCAACCCAATTTACTGAAGCACAATTGTTCGAAATAGAATCCCCCAAAGAGCGCGAAACGGTACGAGTGGCGTTTAATTAA
- a CDS encoding TatD family hydrolase, which translates to MNPTLPQLIDSHSHFDADEFASDRMAVFTRAQMANVTLQIVPAVCFRWWEQLRNVCQTYTGLYPAYGLHPLYLAEHDPRHLTALPTWLTQESAVAVGECGLDYYVAGLDAEKQAYFFTTQLQIAVDLQLPVIIHARRAVEAVIQHLRRFPRSRGVIHSFAGSEQQARQLLDLGFYLSFGGPITYPNAHKLRKLVQVLPLDGILLETDSPDQPLATHRGERNEPAYLTEVLQTMAILRQQSPAEIAHITTCNTLELFGLKQ; encoded by the coding sequence ATGAATCCCACACTACCCCAACTTATTGATAGTCATTCTCACTTTGACGCAGACGAATTCGCCTCTGATCGTATGGCCGTCTTTACACGTGCGCAAATGGCAAATGTCACGCTACAAATTGTACCCGCTGTCTGCTTTCGTTGGTGGGAACAATTACGTAATGTTTGCCAAACTTACACGGGATTATATCCTGCTTATGGCTTACATCCACTGTATCTGGCAGAGCATGACCCCCGTCATTTAACTGCCCTGCCAACATGGCTAACCCAAGAATCTGCCGTTGCGGTGGGCGAATGTGGTTTAGACTATTATGTAGCAGGATTAGACGCTGAAAAACAAGCCTATTTTTTCACAACACAATTACAAATAGCAGTCGATTTACAATTACCTGTTATCATTCATGCCCGTCGTGCAGTTGAAGCGGTTATTCAACACTTGCGCCGCTTTCCGCGTAGTCGCGGCGTTATACACAGTTTTGCAGGCAGTGAGCAACAAGCGCGACAATTGCTAGATTTAGGATTTTACCTGAGTTTTGGCGGGCCCATTACCTATCCAAACGCGCATAAATTACGAAAATTAGTGCAAGTTTTACCGCTAGACGGTATCTTGTTAGAAACCGATTCTCCAGACCAACCCCTAGCAACACATCGAGGAGAACGGAATGAACCCGCTTATTTAACTGAAGTTTTACAAACAATGGCAATATTGCGCCAACAATCGCCCGCAGAAATTGCACACATCACCACCTGTAACACCCTTGAATTATTTGGTTTAAAACAATGA
- a CDS encoding tRNA threonylcarbamoyladenosine dehydratase has product MTESIYTRTEILLGEATLSALTEHHILIAGLGGVGSFVAESLGRLGIKRLSILDHDIVAPSNLNRQLVALRSTIGRPKVDIMAERLLDINPDLQLVKYGEFLYKEQAETFVQTGHYDFVIDCIDSIASKAALIAACMRLNIPVASSMGAGNRLDVSKVKVAKLNQTEGCGLARELRALLRKEGVRTNYPVIYSQEIPRQPLPHQPVSGTEGRPRAVNGTISYMPALFGMMLSGVVVQALLKQIEEKQRIP; this is encoded by the coding sequence ATGACAGAATCTATTTATACCCGTACAGAAATCTTATTGGGCGAAGCAACCTTAAGCGCGTTAACAGAACATCATATCCTGATTGCAGGCTTAGGTGGGGTGGGCAGTTTTGTTGCAGAATCGTTAGGACGACTTGGCATTAAACGCTTGAGTATATTAGACCATGATATTGTTGCCCCCTCTAATCTCAATCGCCAACTGGTTGCCTTGCGCTCTACAATTGGTCGTCCAAAAGTGGACATCATGGCAGAACGTTTATTAGATATTAATCCCGATTTACAACTGGTTAAATACGGCGAATTTTTATACAAAGAACAAGCAGAAACATTCGTGCAAACAGGACACTATGATTTTGTCATTGATTGTATTGACTCCATCGCCTCCAAAGCCGCATTAATTGCCGCTTGTATGCGTTTAAACATACCCGTCGCCTCCAGTATGGGGGCTGGCAATCGCTTAGATGTGAGCAAGGTTAAAGTGGCTAAACTCAATCAAACTGAGGGATGTGGACTGGCTAGAGAATTGCGGGCATTATTGCGCAAAGAAGGGGTACGCACTAATTATCCTGTTATTTACTCACAAGAAATTCCACGTCAACCATTACCCCATCAACCCGTTAGTGGCACAGAAGGCAGACCCCGCGCCGTTAATGGAACAATATCCTACATGCCTGCTTTATTTGGCATGATGTTATCAGGTGTTGTGGTACAAGCCTTATTGAAACAAATCGAAGAAAAACAACGCATACCATAA